A part of Misgurnus anguillicaudatus chromosome 6, ASM2758022v2, whole genome shotgun sequence genomic DNA contains:
- the LOC129433829 gene encoding CHRNA7-FAM7A fusion protein isoform X2 — protein MMDADITGYIANGEWDLVEVPVRRNERFYDCCKEPYPDVTFTLVMRRRTLYYGLNLLIPCVLISTLALLVFLLPADSGEKISLGITVLLSLTVFMLLVAEIMPATSDSVPLIAQYFATTMVIVGLSVIATVLVLQYHYHDPDGGQMPRWTRVILLNWCAWFLRMKRPGEERIRLACHDKQSRRGSGSSIELSVCQGALQSTSGNLLYFGFRGMDGIHYASSHDSGVLCGRLVGSSEDVLLPGATMPSLGGGSRVVTGGASETELAKILEEVRYIAGRFRSQDENESLCNEWKFAAAVIDRLCLMAFSIFTILCTIGILMSAPNFVEAISKDFFN, from the exons ATGATGGACGCAGATATAACTGGATATATTGCTAATGGAGAATGGGATCTGGTTG aggTTCCAGTCAGAAGGAATGAGAGGTTTTATGACTGCTGTAAAGAGCCGTACCCTGATGTGACTTTTACACTGGTAATGAGGAGGAGGACGCTGTATTATGGTCTGAATCTTCTGATTCCTTGTGTTCTCATCTCAACTCTCGCTCTGCTGGTGTTTCTTCTGCCGGCGGATTCTGGAGAGAAGATCTCACTGG GAATCACAGTATTGCTGTCTCTTACTGTCTTCATGCTGTTGGTGGCAGAGATCATGCCGGCCACATCAGATTCTGTGCCACTGATTG cacAATATTTTGCGACCACTATGGTGATTGTTGGTCTGTCAGTTATTGCTACAGTTCTGGTGTTACAGTATCATTATCATGATCCAGATGGAGGACAGATGCCGAGATGG ACTCGTGTTATCCTTCTGAACTGGTGTGCTTGGTTTCTGAGGATGAAGCGTCCCGGTGAGGAACGAATCCGTCTCGCCTGTCACGACAAACAGTCTCGGCGTGGCAGCGGGTCCAGCATCGAGCTTTCGGTGTGCCAGGGGGCGCTACAGTCCACCAGCGGTAATCTGCTGTATTTTGGATTCAGAGGTATGGATGGCATCCACTATGCTTCATCGCACGACTCGGGTGTGCTCTGTGGGCGTCTCGTGGGTTCCAGCGAGGATGTGTTGTTGCCAGGGGCGACGATGCCATCACTAGGGGGCGGGAGCAGAGTCGTTACGGGCGGGGCTTCGGAAACAGAACTAGCAAAGATTCTGGAAGAAGTTCGATACATCGCCGGGAGATTTCGCAGTCAGGATGAAAACGAGAGTTTGTGTAACGAATGGAAGTTTGCAGCGGCAGTAATCGACAGATTGTGTCTGATGGCCTTCTCGATTTTTACAATCCTCTGTACCATCGGCATACTCATGTCAGCACCAAACTTTGTGGAAGCCATCTCCAAAGATTTCTTTAACTGA
- the LOC129433829 gene encoding neuronal acetylcholine receptor subunit alpha-7 isoform X1: protein MMVVMGSRFWTLSLLSTALFIHVSLQGEHQRRLYKDLMRNYNPLERPVYNDSHSLTVHFSFSLMQIMDVDEKNQVLTTNIWLQLYWIDHYLRWNTSDYPGVTTVRFPDSLIWKPDILLYNSADERFDATFHTNVLVNSSGHCQYLPPGIFKSTCYIDVRWFPFDVQRCDLKFGSWTYGGWSLDLQMMDADITGYIANGEWDLVEVPVRRNERFYDCCKEPYPDVTFTLVMRRRTLYYGLNLLIPCVLISTLALLVFLLPADSGEKISLGITVLLSLTVFMLLVAEIMPATSDSVPLIAQYFATTMVIVGLSVIATVLVLQYHYHDPDGGQMPRWTRVILLNWCAWFLRMKRPGEERIRLACHDKQSRRGSGSSIELSVCQGALQSTSGNLLYFGFRGMDGIHYASSHDSGVLCGRLVGSSEDVLLPGATMPSLGGGSRVVTGGASETELAKILEEVRYIAGRFRSQDENESLCNEWKFAAAVIDRLCLMAFSIFTILCTIGILMSAPNFVEAISKDFFN, encoded by the exons ATGATGGTCGTAATGGGTTCTCGGTTCTGGACTTTATCTTTGCTCTCCACTGCTCTCTTCATTCACG tTTCTTTACAGGGAGAACATCAGAGGAGACTTTATAAAGATCTGATGAGAAACTACAATCCTCTAGAGCGACCGGTTTACAACGACTCGCACTCGCTCACTGTTCACTTCAGCTTCAGTTTAATGCAGATCATGGATGTG GATGAGAAGAATCAGGTTCTGACAACAAACATCTGGCTTCAACTG TATTGGATCGATCATTATCTTCGGTGGAACACGAGCGATTACCCTGGTGTTACCACGGTAAGATTCCCGGACTCTCTCATCTGGAAACCAGACATCCTGCTTTACAACAG CGCTGATGAAAGATTTGATGCCACTTTTCACACAAATGTGCTGGTGAACTCATCTGGACACTGTCAGTATCTGCCACCag GTATCTTTAAGAGCACATGCTACATCGATGTGCGCTGGTTTCCGTTTGATGTTCAGCGATGTGATCTGAAGTTTGGCTCGTGGACGTACGGTGGATGGTCTCTGGATCTCCAGATGATGGACGCAGATATAACTGGATATATTGCTAATGGAGAATGGGATCTGGTTG aggTTCCAGTCAGAAGGAATGAGAGGTTTTATGACTGCTGTAAAGAGCCGTACCCTGATGTGACTTTTACACTGGTAATGAGGAGGAGGACGCTGTATTATGGTCTGAATCTTCTGATTCCTTGTGTTCTCATCTCAACTCTCGCTCTGCTGGTGTTTCTTCTGCCGGCGGATTCTGGAGAGAAGATCTCACTGG GAATCACAGTATTGCTGTCTCTTACTGTCTTCATGCTGTTGGTGGCAGAGATCATGCCGGCCACATCAGATTCTGTGCCACTGATTG cacAATATTTTGCGACCACTATGGTGATTGTTGGTCTGTCAGTTATTGCTACAGTTCTGGTGTTACAGTATCATTATCATGATCCAGATGGAGGACAGATGCCGAGATGG ACTCGTGTTATCCTTCTGAACTGGTGTGCTTGGTTTCTGAGGATGAAGCGTCCCGGTGAGGAACGAATCCGTCTCGCCTGTCACGACAAACAGTCTCGGCGTGGCAGCGGGTCCAGCATCGAGCTTTCGGTGTGCCAGGGGGCGCTACAGTCCACCAGCGGTAATCTGCTGTATTTTGGATTCAGAGGTATGGATGGCATCCACTATGCTTCATCGCACGACTCGGGTGTGCTCTGTGGGCGTCTCGTGGGTTCCAGCGAGGATGTGTTGTTGCCAGGGGCGACGATGCCATCACTAGGGGGCGGGAGCAGAGTCGTTACGGGCGGGGCTTCGGAAACAGAACTAGCAAAGATTCTGGAAGAAGTTCGATACATCGCCGGGAGATTTCGCAGTCAGGATGAAAACGAGAGTTTGTGTAACGAATGGAAGTTTGCAGCGGCAGTAATCGACAGATTGTGTCTGATGGCCTTCTCGATTTTTACAATCCTCTGTACCATCGGCATACTCATGTCAGCACCAAACTTTGTGGAAGCCATCTCCAAAGATTTCTTTAACTGA